Proteins encoded by one window of Culicoides brevitarsis isolate CSIRO-B50_1 chromosome 2, AGI_CSIRO_Cbre_v1, whole genome shotgun sequence:
- the LOC134831735 gene encoding uncharacterized protein LOC134831735 → MEIQFLCLLVVIYCTTASTASTTDSADKPKFSDFRDLKLDQRDSSKENDSNKAHSRQKRLIWITDDGRLALPPGTALTITPSLTLPLVRYPPDGFFSNISLSLPVTMDFDKLGLTDNQNPLGVLPPLLARSMGRAAGTLLGDYISQFLKSRAKRRAKRELSNEMFHIEYNEIPESDDEKPPKLPESHQHAFHGGERALLYPVLEDLLHTFGVDGRACLLRAICEINAKDVKHLGLFGEMMKLFLTASQSPFAELMDDYVKAEKVGKGELSPAECFPYYKECPKSLFKQDRNKYRDKNAENDTRNNQM, encoded by the exons ATGGAAATTCAGTTTTTGTGCCTTTTAGTTGTAATTTATTGCACAACAGCATCAACGGCATCCACAACAGACTCAGCTGACAAACCAAAGTTTAGTGATTTTCGTGACTTGAAGCTGGATCAAAGGGATTCCTCAAAGGAAAATGACTCAAACAAGGCTCATTCGCGGCAAAAACGACTAATTTGGATCACAGACGATGGAAGACTTGCGTTACCGCCTGGCACGGCACTCACAATTACTCCAAGTTTAACGTTACCTTTGGTGCGTTACCCGCCCGATGGATTTTTCTCCAATATTTCGTTGAGTTTGCCGGTTACAA TGGATTTCGATAAACTTGGACTCACGGATAACCAAAATCCGTTGGGAGTGTTGCCTCCGTTGCTAGCTCGGAGTATGGGACGTGCTGCTGGGACCTTACTCGGCGACTATatcagtcaatttttgaagtctCGAGCGAAGAGGAGGGCAAAACGTGAATTAAGTAACGAAATGTTTCACATTGAGTACAACGAGATACCCGAAAGTGATGATGAAAAGCCGCCCAAGCTGCCGGAATCGCATCAACATGCCTTTCATGGAGGGGAAAGAGCTTTGTTGTATCCCGTGCTGGAAGATTTACTTCACACATTTGGCGTTGATGGGAGGGCGTGTTTGCTGAGGGCGATTTGTGAGATAAATGCAAAGGATGTGAAGCATCTCGGGTTGTTCGGGGAGATGATGAAGTTGTTTCTGACAGCGTCACAATCGCCATTTGCAGAGTTGATGGATGACTATGTGAAAGCGGAAAAGGTTGGAAAAGGAGAATTATCGCCGGCAGAGTGCTTTCCGTACTATAAAGAGTGTCCGAAGAGTTTGTTTAAGCAGGATAGGAATAAATATCG GGACAAAAACGCCGAGAACGACACCCGAAACAACCAAATGTGA